In a single window of the Coprothermobacter proteolyticus DSM 5265 genome:
- a CDS encoding 4Fe-4S dicluster domain-containing protein, producing the protein MPFGEIFGKLMDTLVGGPVVKPFPKEPVKVPPKWRGKPLYDAEDCTGCRQCERVCPPGAITIEDKKGEFFHYKIDYGVCIYCWYCIDACPTTALTGDDKTGLYVGTDRTQERIESGVPYVECPVCGSKVLRPARTLVIRQFKKYTPETLVRASVCPKCRREKTPEEIESAVQKYLEDHGISRD; encoded by the coding sequence ATGCCTTTCGGCGAAATATTCGGAAAACTCATGGATACACTTGTTGGTGGACCCGTGGTAAAACCTTTTCCAAAAGAGCCTGTAAAAGTTCCTCCCAAGTGGCGCGGGAAGCCGTTGTACGACGCTGAAGATTGCACTGGTTGTCGTCAGTGTGAGCGGGTCTGCCCACCGGGAGCAATAACTATTGAGGATAAAAAAGGGGAGTTCTTTCATTACAAGATTGACTATGGTGTGTGCATATACTGTTGGTACTGCATTGATGCTTGTCCTACCACGGCACTAACAGGTGATGACAAAACGGGCCTTTATGTGGGCACTGATCGGACTCAAGAGAGGATTGAAAGTGGTGTGCCTTATGTGGAATGTCCAGTATGCGGTTCGAAGGTATTGAGGCCTGCTAGGACATTGGTCATTAGACAATTCAAGAAATACACGCCTGAGACATTGGTCAGAGCATCAGTATGCCCCAAGTGCAGAAGAGAAAAGACTCCCGAAGAAATAGAATCTGCAGTTCAGAAATATCTGGAGGACCATGGAATATCCAGAGATTAG
- a CDS encoding acyl-CoA mutase large subunit family protein, which produces MGLEEGKEKWMELYNKHIGKYAERRKEFVLDSGLVLEPVYDPTNSHVDYEQDLGWPGMYPFTRGVQPNMYRGRFWTMRQYAGYGTAKETNERFRYLLEQGQTGLSVAFDLPTQIGYDSDHELSMGEVGKVGVAIDTVEDMHVLFDQIDLSKVSTSMTINAPAAVLLAMYIVVAEENGLGRKVLSGTIQNDILKEYVARGTYIFPPKPSLRLIADTIEFCAKEMPKWNPISISGYHIREAGANAVEEIAFTFANAKAYVDAVLKRNISVDDFAGQLSFFFAAHNNLLEEVAKFRAARRLWAKIMKEQYGATKERAMMLRFHTQTAGSTLTAQQPLNNIIRVTLQALAAVLGGTQSLHTNSYDEALSLPTEEAVKVALRTQQILAYESGVADTVDPLGGSYVIEQLTNELEEHIAKELKVIDDMGGAVAAIESGYMQKRIAESAYEYYRGVANGEKVIVGVNKFADSEEDQSFRVLRVDPKIREEQIASIKAVKSNRDNVKVEKSLEELGKAAATENVNLMPLIIDAVRNRCTLGEIMDTLRDVFGEYRPPVVF; this is translated from the coding sequence ATGGGACTGGAGGAAGGAAAAGAAAAATGGATGGAGCTTTACAACAAGCACATCGGCAAGTATGCTGAAAGGCGAAAGGAGTTTGTTCTTGACAGTGGTTTAGTTTTAGAGCCCGTTTATGACCCTACCAATTCACATGTGGACTACGAACAGGATTTAGGCTGGCCTGGTATGTATCCTTTCACACGTGGGGTTCAACCTAACATGTACAGAGGTCGATTCTGGACCATGAGGCAATATGCGGGTTATGGTACAGCAAAGGAAACCAACGAGCGATTTCGGTACTTGTTGGAACAAGGTCAAACAGGTTTATCTGTGGCTTTTGACTTACCTACGCAAATTGGCTACGATTCAGATCATGAGCTTTCCATGGGTGAAGTGGGAAAGGTTGGCGTTGCCATTGATACAGTGGAAGACATGCACGTTCTTTTCGACCAAATCGACCTATCCAAGGTTTCTACAAGTATGACAATAAACGCACCTGCAGCTGTACTTTTGGCAATGTACATTGTTGTAGCGGAAGAGAACGGTTTGGGCCGCAAGGTACTTTCTGGTACTATTCAAAATGACATTCTTAAAGAATATGTGGCTCGCGGAACCTACATATTTCCTCCAAAACCTTCTTTAAGGCTCATTGCTGACACCATAGAATTCTGTGCAAAAGAAATGCCAAAATGGAATCCTATTTCCATAAGTGGCTACCACATACGTGAAGCAGGAGCCAATGCCGTTGAAGAAATCGCGTTCACCTTTGCCAATGCAAAAGCTTATGTAGATGCTGTATTAAAGAGAAATATTTCTGTGGACGATTTTGCGGGACAGCTTTCTTTCTTCTTTGCTGCTCATAATAATCTTTTGGAAGAGGTTGCTAAATTTAGGGCTGCTCGTCGGCTCTGGGCGAAGATCATGAAAGAACAGTACGGAGCAACAAAAGAGCGTGCAATGATGCTTCGTTTCCATACGCAAACTGCGGGCTCCACTTTGACAGCACAGCAGCCTCTGAACAACATTATTCGTGTAACCTTGCAGGCATTGGCTGCAGTACTCGGTGGCACGCAGTCTTTGCATACCAATTCTTATGATGAGGCTCTCTCCTTGCCCACAGAGGAAGCGGTGAAGGTGGCGTTGAGGACGCAGCAAATACTTGCATATGAGTCTGGCGTGGCTGACACGGTTGACCCGCTTGGCGGAAGCTACGTTATTGAGCAGTTGACCAACGAACTTGAAGAACATATTGCGAAGGAATTGAAAGTCATTGACGACATGGGTGGTGCTGTGGCTGCTATCGAGTCGGGCTACATGCAAAAGAGGATAGCTGAGAGCGCATACGAGTATTACAGGGGAGTGGCTAACGGAGAAAAGGTCATAGTTGGTGTGAACAAATTCGCAGACTCGGAAGAAGATCAGAGCTTTAGAGTTCTCAGGGTAGATCCAAAGATTAGGGAAGAACAAATTGCATCTATAAAGGCGGTAAAGAGCAACCGCGACAACGTGAAGGTTGAGAAATCTTTGGAAGAACTTGGAAAAGCGGCTGCAACTGAGAACGTAAATTTGATGCCACTCATAATTGATGCTGTAAGAAATAGGTGCACCTTAGGAGAAATAATGGATACTCTTAGGGATGTATTTGGCGAATACAGACCGCCTGTGGTTTTCTAA
- a CDS encoding respiratory chain complex I subunit 1 family protein, translated as MKVVYWLLWILLLSIWALLVGGIDRKIVARLQGRYGPPFWQNITDFVKLFYKKGKVASRSALMVVDAALVMGIVAAVLALSVLPFPMAGGYFQLLSTNGDLIIFAYAFALMAMVYVLIGFGGKSPYTLVGASREISMLLSYEVPFILLIVALGYRAVFVTGLPVESIFSMSALLVAKSQLGTLLMDPIFLGTFLVLLVLGPAIVGSVPFDIPEAETEIVDGYGAELHGPRLAVLFGLKHMKLIAYSYFLWMVFVSPASGNVFVNLLSTLFGTLLVAIIINTIPRAVSGRFRIDQGAKFYLLGPGLASLLLLLLTLV; from the coding sequence GTGAAAGTTGTGTATTGGTTGCTGTGGATTTTGCTGCTCTCAATATGGGCGCTTTTAGTGGGCGGTATCGATAGAAAAATTGTAGCTCGTCTACAAGGAAGATATGGCCCTCCTTTTTGGCAAAACATCACTGACTTTGTGAAACTGTTCTACAAAAAAGGAAAAGTAGCTAGCAGAAGTGCCCTCATGGTTGTGGATGCTGCTCTGGTCATGGGAATTGTAGCTGCGGTGTTAGCACTAAGCGTGTTGCCTTTTCCCATGGCAGGAGGGTATTTCCAACTCCTATCGACCAATGGTGACTTGATTATTTTCGCTTACGCCTTTGCTCTCATGGCCATGGTTTATGTACTCATCGGATTTGGAGGAAAATCCCCTTATACGTTAGTAGGTGCTTCAAGAGAAATCTCCATGCTTTTGAGTTATGAAGTACCTTTCATACTGCTTATAGTTGCATTGGGATATAGAGCAGTGTTTGTTACCGGGTTACCTGTGGAGTCGATATTCTCCATGAGTGCTTTATTAGTGGCTAAAAGCCAGCTAGGTACGCTACTGATGGACCCCATATTCCTTGGCACTTTTCTTGTTCTACTGGTGTTAGGCCCAGCTATTGTGGGTTCTGTACCTTTTGACATTCCAGAGGCTGAAACAGAGATCGTGGATGGTTACGGTGCTGAACTTCATGGACCACGCTTAGCTGTGTTGTTTGGCCTTAAGCACATGAAACTGATAGCATACAGCTATTTCTTGTGGATGGTTTTTGTTAGTCCTGCTTCAGGAAACGTCTTTGTCAACTTGCTCAGTACTCTGTTTGGAACGCTACTTGTTGCCATAATCATTAACACCATTCCAAGAGCAGTTAGTGGTCGATTTAGGATCGATCAAGGTGCAAAGTTCTACCTCTTGGGTCCTGGTTTAGCTTCACTTCTACTGCTGCTACTAACATTGGTATAG
- a CDS encoding NADH-quinone oxidoreductase subunit B family protein: MSVFKPEKSLWIYHLNTGSCNGCDIEILAALTPKYDAERFGVKLVGSPRHADIIVATGPVTAVAKESVLRVIDQVPEPKAIVVVGVCGITGGVFRGGYSIAGPLDTLVPVDVYVFGCPPKPEGIMVGILKAAEVLELKRKGVYQKDVVKITETGGVL; encoded by the coding sequence ATGAGCGTGTTTAAACCAGAAAAATCTTTATGGATATACCACCTGAACACTGGAAGCTGCAACGGGTGCGACATAGAAATACTCGCAGCTTTAACGCCTAAATATGACGCAGAACGTTTTGGTGTGAAACTAGTCGGTAGTCCAAGGCACGCTGACATCATTGTAGCTACTGGTCCCGTTACCGCAGTAGCAAAAGAAAGCGTTCTTCGCGTTATCGATCAGGTTCCTGAACCAAAAGCTATCGTGGTAGTAGGTGTTTGCGGCATTACAGGCGGTGTTTTTAGGGGCGGGTACAGCATAGCTGGACCACTAGATACATTGGTTCCAGTGGATGTCTACGTTTTCGGCTGCCCACCGAAGCCAGAAGGAATCATGGTAGGGATATTGAAAGCTGCTGAGGTTCTTGAGTTAAAACGCAAAGGAGTTTACCAGAAAGACGTGGTAAAGATTACAGAGACAGGAGGCGTATTGTAA
- the tilS gene encoding tRNA lysidine(34) synthetase TilS — MLERTFISTLKSNPEIVGTQGIVLAVSGGKDSMVLLHLAKRFEHHLPNNVVVATLNHGIRRDALEDVKLVVQCAQNLEFPVIVGSLSPKSFCDENTLRSHRRAFLLDVMDQVKADRIWTAHHADDAVETMVLRLGRGAGLMGATSPKLYDDPWAKPLLTVFSEDIEEFRRRFGVPFREDSTNLLTDYERNKIRLELIPFWSELLGYDVRKTLFSSLTSMSVFREFVEEQGLCLLDQLTVERVPKMLKLRRKAFLSYSRSAQLVLFYLAVKSLKGDIRSRGHLEDAVNCVSKISDRDFGNFALKVNKEIFVVEVL, encoded by the coding sequence ATGCTTGAAAGAACTTTTATCAGCACGCTTAAAAGTAACCCCGAGATAGTTGGAACTCAAGGAATTGTGCTAGCTGTTTCTGGTGGAAAAGATTCCATGGTTTTATTGCATCTTGCAAAAAGGTTTGAACACCATCTTCCCAACAATGTGGTAGTAGCGACCCTTAACCACGGAATTAGGCGTGACGCATTAGAAGATGTAAAATTAGTGGTTCAATGTGCACAAAACCTTGAATTCCCAGTAATAGTAGGCTCTTTAAGTCCAAAAAGTTTTTGTGATGAAAATACCTTGCGAAGCCATAGAAGAGCGTTTCTGCTTGACGTTATGGATCAAGTGAAGGCTGACCGGATTTGGACTGCTCACCACGCCGATGATGCTGTGGAAACAATGGTTCTAAGGCTTGGGCGCGGTGCTGGCTTGATGGGGGCTACTAGTCCTAAGCTTTACGATGATCCCTGGGCAAAGCCGCTCTTAACAGTCTTTAGTGAGGATATAGAAGAGTTTAGAAGGCGCTTCGGTGTTCCCTTTAGAGAAGATAGTACCAATTTACTCACTGATTATGAACGCAACAAGATTAGGCTTGAGCTCATTCCGTTTTGGTCAGAATTACTAGGTTACGATGTAAGAAAGACTCTCTTTTCCAGCTTGACATCGATGTCAGTGTTTAGAGAATTCGTGGAGGAGCAAGGTCTATGTCTACTTGATCAATTAACGGTAGAAAGAGTACCTAAAATGCTAAAATTGAGACGTAAAGCTTTTCTTTCTTACTCGCGCAGTGCACAGCTTGTGCTGTTTTACTTGGCGGTGAAGTCTCTAAAAGGAGACATAAGAAGCCGCGGTCACTTGGAGGATGCAGTGAACTGCGTAAGTAAGATCAGCGATAGGGATTTTGGCAATTTTGCTTTAAAGGTCAATAAAGAAATTTTTGTTGTGGAGGTGCTTTGA
- the meaB gene encoding methylmalonyl Co-A mutase-associated GTPase MeaB, which yields MGTSQSLIKALRNGSQADIARAISLIEKNGEDMSEFLDLLYREHTSPAPLIGLTGFGGAGKSSLVGALAEALLKEGKRVGVMAVDPTSPRSGGALLGDRIRLQHLFPNENLFFRSFANKGALGGLSPILMESVKILEVAGFDYIFLETVGIGQSEVDITHFADVVVLVLSPGLGDEIQFLKGGIMEIADILVMNKMDMPSANISLAALEAYARLLDEPPTVVPVSAIERRNIDVLLSKIDKCYEKKQETKELEKIRKERNKALYHSWMMQMLEPIVDQRYSEGEVPYIAAKTFVDRIGRCLDEH from the coding sequence ATGGGAACAAGCCAATCCCTGATAAAGGCACTTAGGAATGGTTCGCAGGCTGACATAGCCAGAGCCATTTCTTTGATTGAAAAAAACGGGGAGGACATGTCCGAGTTTCTAGACTTGCTTTATCGAGAACACACGAGCCCTGCTCCTTTGATTGGTTTAACGGGTTTTGGTGGAGCGGGCAAAAGCAGTCTAGTTGGAGCTTTGGCAGAAGCTTTACTCAAAGAGGGCAAAAGAGTAGGTGTTATGGCTGTGGACCCCACATCTCCAAGATCCGGCGGCGCTTTGCTGGGGGACAGAATAAGGCTTCAACATCTTTTCCCTAATGAGAATTTGTTTTTTAGAAGCTTTGCCAATAAAGGTGCTCTTGGGGGTTTAAGCCCAATTTTGATGGAGTCTGTGAAGATCCTGGAAGTAGCTGGTTTCGATTACATATTCTTAGAAACTGTAGGTATTGGACAAAGTGAAGTGGATATAACTCACTTTGCTGACGTGGTGGTCTTGGTGCTTTCACCCGGATTAGGCGATGAAATCCAGTTTTTGAAAGGTGGCATTATGGAAATTGCTGACATACTGGTAATGAACAAAATGGATATGCCCAGTGCCAATATTAGCTTGGCGGCTCTCGAAGCCTATGCCAGGCTACTTGATGAACCACCAACAGTGGTGCCCGTCTCAGCTATTGAACGACGCAATATTGATGTTCTTCTTTCTAAAATCGATAAGTGCTATGAGAAAAAGCAAGAAACAAAGGAGCTCGAAAAAATACGTAAAGAGCGAAACAAAGCTTTGTACCACTCATGGATGATGCAAATGCTTGAACCCATTGTAGACCAACGGTACAGTGAGGGAGAAGTTCCTTATATTGCGGCAAAGACCTTTGTGGATCGCATAGGGAGGTGCTTGGATGAACATTAA
- the mce gene encoding methylmalonyl-CoA epimerase, whose amino-acid sequence MNIKHVEHIGIAMPSEEESLQLGRLLFGREPDTVEEVSSQKVKTYIYRVGQTKIEFLVPTSEDSTIAKFLSDRGQGLHHLAFAVDSVEEAIQELKEKGVRMIDESPREGVEGTRIAFIHPKSTGRVLVELVEGE is encoded by the coding sequence ATGAACATTAAACATGTAGAGCACATAGGTATAGCGATGCCTTCTGAAGAAGAATCATTGCAGCTGGGAAGACTCCTTTTTGGGAGGGAGCCTGATACAGTAGAAGAGGTGTCTTCACAGAAGGTTAAGACCTATATTTACAGAGTTGGACAGACGAAGATAGAGTTCTTGGTTCCAACGTCTGAAGACAGTACCATAGCTAAGTTTTTATCCGATCGCGGGCAAGGGCTGCACCATCTTGCCTTTGCTGTTGACAGTGTTGAAGAAGCCATTCAAGAACTTAAAGAAAAAGGTGTGCGTATGATAGATGAAAGTCCTCGAGAAGGTGTAGAGGGAACAAGAATCGCTTTCATACACCCCAAAAGCACAGGTAGAGTCTTAGTGGAACTGGTAGAAGGAGAGTAA
- a CDS encoding cobalamin B12-binding domain-containing protein translates to MGRKVVVAKPGLDGHDRQAKVIARVLKDNGYDVVYTGIRQTPSQIAQTVLQESAEVVVLNNLSGAHLELFPETAKKIRELGLNPFIIGTGVIPPEDQEELLKKGLDVVFGPGTPPQTIVEAIKKWEQANP, encoded by the coding sequence ATGGGAAGGAAAGTTGTTGTTGCTAAGCCTGGTCTGGATGGACATGATAGGCAAGCAAAGGTTATTGCGAGAGTGTTAAAAGACAATGGTTACGATGTAGTTTACACAGGTATCAGGCAAACGCCTAGTCAAATTGCGCAAACTGTTCTTCAGGAATCAGCAGAAGTAGTTGTGCTAAACAACCTAAGCGGAGCCCACCTAGAACTTTTTCCTGAAACGGCTAAGAAAATACGTGAACTTGGTCTAAATCCTTTTATCATTGGGACAGGGGTTATACCGCCTGAAGACCAAGAAGAGCTTTTGAAAAAAGGTCTAGACGTTGTTTTTGGACCTGGCACTCCTCCTCAGACCATAGTGGAAGCTATTAAAAAATGGGAACAAGCCAATCCCTGA
- the ftsH gene encoding ATP-dependent zinc metalloprotease FtsH: MKNNKRPDLGLLVFIMVALIIVTMIGPLFLGSSLIPSTAPTTVTTSEIVDMIENGEIESMIIVSNSNVKATTKDGKVYTADIDLIAEGLLLDATKNSPTPVRFSVQQEKTSIWITILGNWIPILAMIFFLMFMFRQSSAGSNQVFSFTRSKARLYMEDKPTVTFKDVAGSEEAKKDLLEIVDFLKNPKKYQLIGAKIPKGVLLVGPPGVGKTLMAKAVAGEAGVPFFSVSGSEFVEMFVGVGAARVRDLFEQARKFAPCIVFIDEIDAVGRERGAGIGGGHDEREQTLNQLLVEMDGFDPYAGIIVLAATNRPDILDPALLRPGRFDRKVILDMPDVNGRKQILLIHMRGKPISQDVDVDRLAQLTPGFSGADLANLVNEAALLAARKNRNLVTMEEFEEAVEKVMLGPQRGRVLSAEEKKITAYHEIGHAVCTAVLDDPKEIHKISIVPRGMAVGYVFGGSGEEKVMYTREELIRKIAVLLGGRASEEEFLKTQTTGAQNDLQRATDIARRMVVEWGMSELGPVTLEERQDLVFLGREITRNKNYSEATAQLIDQKIKEILEEAYQMAKKTLAERIDRIHKLAERLMEVETMSSDEFLTLLAEG, translated from the coding sequence ATGAAGAACAATAAAAGACCGGATTTGGGTTTATTGGTGTTCATAATGGTAGCTCTAATCATTGTTACCATGATAGGACCCTTATTCTTAGGAAGTAGTTTAATTCCATCTACTGCTCCCACTACGGTAACAACTAGTGAAATTGTCGACATGATCGAAAACGGTGAAATAGAATCCATGATCATTGTCTCGAACTCCAATGTGAAGGCTACGACAAAAGATGGAAAAGTTTACACTGCTGATATTGATCTGATCGCGGAAGGTTTACTCCTAGATGCTACCAAGAACAGCCCTACGCCGGTTAGGTTTAGTGTTCAACAAGAAAAAACCAGCATTTGGATAACAATTTTGGGAAACTGGATTCCCATCTTGGCTATGATCTTTTTCCTCATGTTCATGTTTAGGCAAAGCTCTGCTGGGAGCAACCAGGTTTTCTCTTTTACACGGTCAAAAGCGCGGCTTTATATGGAGGACAAACCTACCGTCACTTTTAAAGACGTAGCAGGATCTGAGGAGGCTAAAAAGGACCTTTTGGAAATTGTTGATTTTCTCAAAAATCCAAAGAAGTATCAGCTTATCGGTGCCAAAATTCCTAAGGGTGTACTCTTAGTAGGTCCTCCAGGTGTTGGTAAAACCCTAATGGCTAAGGCTGTTGCAGGTGAAGCAGGCGTACCATTTTTCTCCGTCAGCGGTTCGGAGTTTGTAGAAATGTTTGTGGGTGTTGGTGCTGCTCGTGTAAGAGATTTATTCGAACAAGCTCGTAAGTTTGCACCTTGCATTGTGTTCATCGATGAGATAGACGCAGTGGGAAGGGAAAGAGGAGCAGGCATAGGTGGAGGTCATGATGAACGAGAACAGACATTGAACCAGTTACTGGTAGAGATGGACGGTTTTGACCCTTATGCTGGAATCATTGTGCTTGCTGCTACGAACCGCCCTGATATACTAGATCCTGCTCTGCTAAGGCCAGGCAGATTTGATAGAAAAGTAATATTGGACATGCCTGACGTAAACGGGAGAAAACAAATACTGCTAATACATATGAGAGGCAAACCCATCTCACAGGATGTGGATGTAGATAGGCTAGCTCAACTTACTCCAGGATTTAGCGGAGCTGATTTGGCTAACCTTGTAAATGAAGCAGCGCTTTTAGCTGCTCGAAAGAACAGAAATTTGGTAACCATGGAAGAGTTCGAGGAAGCCGTTGAGAAGGTCATGCTGGGTCCTCAGCGTGGTCGTGTGCTAAGCGCTGAAGAAAAGAAGATAACTGCTTATCACGAGATAGGTCATGCCGTTTGTACCGCAGTCCTTGATGACCCTAAAGAAATACATAAGATATCCATAGTGCCCAGAGGTATGGCCGTAGGTTATGTGTTCGGCGGTAGTGGTGAGGAAAAGGTCATGTATACCAGAGAGGAGCTTATTAGGAAAATTGCTGTTCTCTTGGGTGGAAGAGCTTCGGAAGAAGAATTCCTTAAAACTCAGACTACAGGAGCACAAAATGATTTGCAGCGCGCTACTGATATCGCAAGGCGCATGGTAGTAGAGTGGGGCATGAGCGAACTGGGCCCAGTAACCTTGGAAGAGCGTCAAGACTTGGTGTTTTTGGGGCGGGAAATAACTAGGAATAAGAACTACAGTGAAGCCACTGCTCAGCTGATCGACCAAAAGATTAAAGAAATTCTTGAAGAAGCTTATCAAATGGCTAAGAAAACACTTGCTGAACGGATTGACAGAATTCACAAATTAGCAGAAAGACTCATGGAAGTTGAAACCATGTCTTCCGATGAGTTTTTGACTCTTTTAGCGGAGGGGTGA
- a CDS encoding acyl-CoA carboxylase subunit beta: protein MDWEELLQQYRQRKEKIFEGGGKERIKKIKDAGKLTARERIEYLLDPNSFVELGAFVEHRATALGMDKTKAPADGVVTGFGTINGRLVFVASQDFSVLGGSVGEMHAAKIARVQDMALQYKAPVIIMNDSGGARIQEGVDALKGYGDIFYRNVKASGVVPQIAVVFGPCAGGAVYSPALMDFVLMTSNAYMFITGPKVVETVTGEKVTNEQLGGPLVHAQKSGNIHFVADTDEEAIDLTRRLLSYLPNSAYEKPMYIEPKDDPTRLVPELADIIPAEPNKAFDIKKVIQAIVDDGEFLEVQPEFARSMVTGFARLGGHVIGIVANQSSYMAGVLDIDSSDKAARFVRTCNVFNIPIVTLVDTPGYMPGTQQEYGGIIRHGAKLLYAYSEAEVPKITLIVRKAFGGAYIAMGSKHLGADMVLALPSAQIAVMEAEGAANIVFRKEIESAENPDQVRAEKISEYRQQFANPYVAASRLYVDDVIEPQFVRLAIYNGLELTFSKKGSVGVKHGNIPL from the coding sequence ATGGATTGGGAAGAGCTTTTACAGCAGTACAGGCAGCGAAAAGAGAAGATCTTTGAAGGGGGCGGTAAGGAGCGTATTAAAAAAATCAAAGATGCTGGTAAACTGACCGCCCGGGAACGTATTGAGTATTTGCTAGATCCAAACAGTTTTGTAGAACTTGGCGCTTTTGTGGAACATCGTGCGACGGCTTTGGGTATGGATAAAACTAAAGCGCCTGCAGATGGCGTTGTCACGGGTTTTGGAACCATTAATGGCCGTTTGGTTTTTGTAGCTTCACAGGATTTCTCAGTATTGGGTGGTTCTGTGGGGGAAATGCACGCAGCTAAAATAGCCAGAGTGCAGGATATGGCACTGCAATACAAAGCCCCTGTGATCATAATGAATGATTCTGGTGGTGCACGTATTCAAGAGGGCGTAGACGCCTTAAAAGGGTACGGTGACATTTTCTACAGAAACGTTAAAGCATCAGGTGTAGTTCCACAAATAGCTGTAGTTTTTGGGCCTTGCGCTGGTGGCGCAGTTTATTCGCCCGCACTCATGGATTTTGTTTTAATGACCTCCAATGCATACATGTTTATAACAGGGCCAAAGGTAGTAGAAACAGTGACTGGCGAAAAGGTAACAAATGAACAGCTTGGTGGTCCTCTGGTTCATGCCCAAAAATCTGGTAACATACATTTTGTTGCAGACACAGATGAAGAAGCCATTGATTTGACGCGTAGGTTACTTTCATATTTACCGAACAGCGCTTACGAAAAACCCATGTACATAGAACCAAAAGATGATCCAACCAGGTTGGTTCCAGAGCTTGCGGACATCATACCTGCTGAGCCTAACAAGGCTTTTGACATAAAAAAGGTTATACAAGCGATAGTGGATGATGGAGAATTCTTGGAAGTACAGCCGGAATTCGCTCGAAGCATGGTGACTGGCTTTGCCAGGTTGGGTGGTCACGTGATTGGCATTGTGGCAAACCAATCTTCGTACATGGCTGGTGTTTTGGACATCGATTCTTCAGATAAAGCTGCTCGATTTGTTAGAACATGTAATGTTTTTAATATTCCCATTGTGACATTAGTGGACACACCTGGGTACATGCCTGGAACCCAGCAGGAATACGGTGGCATAATACGTCACGGAGCAAAGCTGCTTTATGCCTATTCTGAGGCAGAAGTTCCCAAGATTACTCTCATAGTAAGAAAAGCATTCGGCGGAGCCTACATTGCGATGGGTTCCAAGCATCTTGGTGCTGACATGGTGCTGGCTCTTCCATCAGCACAGATTGCTGTCATGGAGGCTGAAGGAGCAGCCAACATCGTTTTCAGGAAAGAGATAGAAAGTGCTGAGAATCCTGATCAAGTCAGAGCAGAAAAGATAAGCGAGTATAGGCAACAATTTGCAAATCCCTATGTGGCCGCTTCCAGGCTTTATGTTGATGACGTTATTGAGCCTCAGTTTGTGCGTTTAGCTATTTACAATGGCCTTGAACTTACGTTTTCGAAGAAAGGCTCTGTAGGTGTGAAGCATGGAAATATTCCGCTGTAG
- the hpt gene encoding hypoxanthine phosphoribosyltransferase produces the protein MELGTSETIERILINENQLQAKVAELANQISIDYEGKNPLFVGILKGAFVFLSDLIRHVKIPAHVDFMQVSSYGSGTESSGIVKILKDLDISVEDRHVIIVEDIVDTGVTMQHLLELLSARKPASLAVCTLLDKKERRIVDVHLNYVGFEIPNAFVVGYGLDYAEFYRNLPFIGIPYKEVYE, from the coding sequence ATGGAGCTTGGTACCAGTGAAACTATCGAAAGAATACTCATCAATGAAAACCAGTTACAAGCGAAAGTTGCAGAGTTGGCCAACCAGATTTCCATTGACTACGAAGGTAAGAACCCTTTGTTTGTTGGCATTTTAAAAGGAGCATTTGTCTTTCTTTCAGATTTGATCAGGCATGTGAAGATCCCTGCCCATGTTGATTTTATGCAGGTTTCCAGCTATGGCAGTGGTACAGAGTCCTCCGGTATTGTCAAGATCCTGAAGGATTTGGATATATCAGTTGAAGATCGGCATGTGATCATTGTGGAGGACATTGTTGATACTGGAGTAACCATGCAGCATCTACTGGAACTGCTGTCTGCACGTAAGCCAGCAAGCTTGGCTGTTTGTACATTGTTGGATAAAAAAGAAAGACGCATAGTAGATGTGCATCTGAACTATGTGGGTTTTGAAATACCTAACGCGTTTGTGGTTGGATACGGTTTGGATTACGCTGAGTTTTACAGGAATCTTCCTTTTATAGGTATTCCCTATAAGGAAGTTTATGAATAG